The following are encoded in a window of Lates calcarifer isolate ASB-BC8 linkage group LG20, TLL_Latcal_v3, whole genome shotgun sequence genomic DNA:
- the gja2 gene encoding gap junction protein, alpha 2 codes for MGDWNLLGKLLESAQEHSTVVGKVWLTVLFIFRILVLGAAAEKVWGDEQSGFTCDTKQPGCQNVCYDKTFPISHIRFWVMQIIFVSTPTLIYLGHILHLVRMEEKEKQKEKDLAIQNEKQQQLLGNKSKKASIKDNQGHVRLQGALLRTYVFNIIFKTLFEVAFIVAQYFLYGFELKPMYTCDRWPCPNVVNCYISRPTEKTVFILFMLAVACISLLLNLVEMYHLGFTKCHQGLRYRRAQAASEAPKHLAEAVMPFVPSYNYFAAHPAVPEPFPTDSKYSMTEPNPAYSPYNSKVVYKQNRDNMAVERKGKSEGDDAQERKTSSPVFEMPVGNQRRNSQLSKHSNNKSRLDDLKI; via the coding sequence ATGGGGGACTGGAACTTGTTGGGGAAGCTGCTGGAGAGTGCCCAGGAGCACTCCACAGTTGTGGGGAAAGTCTGGCTGACGGTGCTGTTCATCTTCCGCATCCTGGTGCTGGGAGCGGCCGCTGAGAAGGTGTGGGGCGATGAGCAGTCCGGCTTCACCTGTGATACCAAGCAGCCCGGTTGTCAGAACGTCTGCTATGACAAGACCTTCCCCATTTCTCACATCCGTTTCTGGGTGATGCAAATCATCTTTGTCTCCACGCCAACTCTCATTTACCTGGGCCACATCCTTCATCTGGTCCGcatggaggaaaaggagaagcagaaagagaaggaccTCGCCATCCAGAAcgaaaagcagcagcagttactCGGCAACAAGAGCAAGAAGGCCTCAATTAAAGACAACCAGGGCCATGTGCGTTTGCAAGGCGCGTTGCTGCGGACCTATGTCTTCAACATTATTTTCAAGACCCTGTTTGAAGTGGCCTTTATTGTTGCTCAGTACTTCCTGTACGGCTTTGAGCTCAAGCCGATGTACACCTGCGACCGCTGGCCTTGCCCTAACGTGGTGAACTGCTACATCTCCCGACCCACTGAGAAGACagtcttcatcctcttcatGCTCGCTGTGGCCTGCATCTCACTGCTGCTCAACCTGGTGGAAATGTACCATCTAGGTTTCACAAAGTGCCACCAGGGGCTCCGCTACAGACGAGCACAGGCTGCGAGTGAGGCCCCCAAGCACCTGGCTGAGGCGGTTATGCCCTTTGTGCCGAGCTACAACTACTTTGCTGCTCACCCTGCAGTGCCTGAGCCTTTCCCTACAGACTCCAAGTACAGTATGACCGAGCCAAACCCTGCTTACAGCCCCTACAACAGCAAGGTGGTTTACAAGCAGAACAGAGACAATATGGCCGTGGAGAGGAAAGGCAAATCAGAGGGAGATGACGCGCAGGAGAGGAAAACCTCCAGTCCTGTCTTTGAGATGCCCGTTGGAAATCAGCGCAGAAACAGTCAGTTGAGCAAGCACAGCAACAACAAGAGTAGGCTGGATGACCTGAAGATCTAA